In a genomic window of Candidatus Leptovillus gracilis:
- a CDS encoding CPBP family intramembrane metalloprotease, protein MFDWRRIGWRWYGLIFRLYPTAVLLAFLINGRPPDFSPLQALLREPAYLAATLIFVFIFGPFSEELGWRGCVLDWLQARYSAFIASTILGVIWWAWHLPLLLAPGSFLQLSGGDPVFLAGYLGTVSPGCCVVKTDMSE, encoded by the coding sequence GTGTTTGATTGGCGGCGCATCGGCTGGCGCTGGTATGGGCTGATTTTTCGGCTATATCCAACGGCCGTTTTACTTGCTTTCCTCATCAACGGCCGTCCGCCTGATTTTTCCCCGCTGCAAGCGCTGCTGCGCGAGCCGGCTTATCTGGCGGCTACCCTGATCTTCGTCTTCATCTTTGGTCCATTCTCGGAAGAGTTGGGCTGGCGCGGCTGCGTTCTGGATTGGCTACAAGCGCGATACAGCGCCTTCATAGCCAGCACAATCCTGGGTGTTATCTGGTGGGCGTGGCATTTGCCCCTGCTGCTGGCGCCCGGCTCTTTCTTGCAGTTGAGCGGCGGCGATCCCGTTTTTCTGGCCGGTTATCTGGGCACAGTATCCCCAGGTTGTTGCGTCGTGAAAACAGATATGAGCGAGTGA
- a CDS encoding helix-turn-helix transcriptional regulator → MGKSRISNNIRKLRFYHDEMTQEQLAEKVGVTRQTIIAIENAKYSPSLELAFRIALVFDSPLEEVFTYEPKDDPI, encoded by the coding sequence ATAGGCAAGAGCCGCATTAGCAATAACATTCGCAAACTGCGTTTTTACCACGACGAGATGACTCAGGAGCAATTGGCCGAAAAGGTGGGCGTGACGCGGCAGACCATCATCGCCATCGAAAACGCCAAATACTCCCCTTCGCTGGAACTGGCTTTTCGTATTGCCCTTGTCTTTGACTCACCCTTGGAAGAAGTCTTCACTTATGAGCCTAAAGACGATCCTATTTAA
- a CDS encoding NAD(P)-dependent alcohol dehydrogenase: MKAAVYTKYGLPEVLHLEEVEKPAPKENEILVRVYATAVNYGDLAARNFKNISNAEFNMPTLFMLPARFSFGWSKPKNPILGNEFSGLVEAVGCQVTRFKPGDPVFGYRGMNMGAYAEYLCMPETGTVTLKPANLRHAETAVIPGALIALNILKKVNIRPGQKVLIHGASGSIGSAALQLAKAQGAHVTGVCGTPRLAFVQALGADAVIDYTKEDFTQNGETYDLILDVLGKSSFARCKNSLKPGGVYLLASFKMKAVFQMLWTSIVGDKKVICALVGDSAADLAVIKEMAEAGQIKGLVDRCFSLEQAAEAHRYVEAGHKRGNIVIIIGGDHA, from the coding sequence ATGAAAGCAGCGGTTTATACAAAATATGGTTTACCAGAGGTGCTTCACCTTGAAGAGGTAGAAAAACCGGCGCCGAAAGAGAATGAGATATTGGTGCGCGTCTATGCAACGGCCGTGAACTATGGAGACCTCGCCGCCCGTAATTTCAAAAACATCTCCAATGCCGAATTCAATATGCCCACGCTTTTTATGCTGCCGGCTCGTTTCTCTTTTGGGTGGAGCAAACCGAAAAACCCTATCCTGGGCAATGAATTCTCCGGCCTTGTGGAGGCGGTGGGTTGCCAGGTCACCCGCTTCAAACCCGGCGACCCGGTCTTTGGTTATCGCGGCATGAACATGGGCGCTTACGCAGAATACCTCTGTATGCCGGAAACGGGCACAGTGACTCTCAAACCGGCCAATTTGCGCCACGCGGAAACGGCCGTTATCCCCGGCGCACTCATAGCCCTTAATATCCTGAAAAAAGTAAACATCCGGCCCGGCCAAAAAGTGTTGATCCACGGGGCCAGCGGGTCCATTGGCTCGGCGGCGCTGCAACTGGCAAAGGCGCAGGGGGCACACGTTACGGGCGTCTGCGGCACGCCCCGGCTGGCCTTTGTGCAGGCATTGGGCGCTGATGCAGTGATTGATTACACCAAAGAAGATTTCACCCAAAACGGTGAAACCTATGACTTGATTCTGGATGTTTTGGGCAAAAGCTCCTTTGCCCGCTGTAAAAATTCCCTCAAGCCCGGTGGCGTTTACCTGTTAGCCAGTTTTAAGATGAAGGCGGTTTTTCAAATGCTGTGGACTTCCATAGTTGGCGATAAAAAAGTGATTTGCGCCCTGGTCGGGGATAGTGCGGCCGATCTGGCGGTGATTAAAGAGATGGCAGAGGCCGGCCAGATAAAAGGGTTGGTAGACCGCTGTTTTTCGCTGGAGCAGGCGGCCGAGGCGCACCGCTATGTGGAAGCAGGACACAAAAGGGGCAACATAGTGATAATCATTGGTGGAGACCACGCATGA
- a CDS encoding AAA family ATPase: protein MKRVLLTGMSGTGKSSVIAEIRKRGFKAIDMDEPGWSEHDHDGNQQWCEPRLQEAIDSASEAVLFISGCAENQVNFYPQFTDIILLSAPAEVLEERLRTRTNNLYGKRPEELEEIFSYLKTVEPLLRRGATYEIETTIPLDQVVHEVLGHVCLTSPFWFL from the coding sequence ATGAAGCGGGTTTTACTTACAGGGATGTCTGGAACGGGGAAATCAAGTGTTATTGCAGAGATCCGGAAGCGCGGGTTTAAAGCAATTGATATGGATGAACCAGGTTGGTCGGAACACGACCATGATGGCAACCAACAATGGTGCGAGCCGCGGCTACAAGAAGCGATAGACTCTGCCAGTGAAGCCGTGCTATTTATAAGTGGCTGTGCCGAGAACCAGGTGAATTTCTATCCCCAATTCACTGATATCATCCTTTTGAGCGCGCCGGCTGAGGTTCTTGAAGAACGATTGAGAACCAGAACGAATAACCTCTACGGAAAGCGGCCAGAGGAACTCGAAGAAATTTTCTCCTATCTTAAAACAGTTGAGCCGCTACTACGACGTGGGGCCACATACGAGATAGAAACAACTATCCCTCTCGATCAGGTTGTCCATGAGGTACTCGGACATGTATGCCTGACAAGTCCATTTTGGTTTCTCTAG
- a CDS encoding HAMP domain-containing protein, giving the protein MLLVCVWAIANLYRLGQASEAILQENYRSILAAENMVAALERQDSNVLSLLWGHSGNAQAEFQANAAEFLIWLGRAQDNVTIAEEPAELAAIQTGYSAYLTAVSQLNSLQEQTPEAVPDFYLETVFPLFQQVRDSCNRLRDINQEQMVIASDNARRVSAGAIWSTLLIGAVTAVFGLAFGLILSDHLTRPLKEMAAATDKIAAGDYDVRLGSQSGDEVGHLAGKIKAMSHTLQEFHALNVGQLLAEKQKNEAIIQAIDDGIVLLDGQCHVMTLNPKAMAIFGVSREQALGRHLFDLTRYQPLHDAVKQTWENGRFSPLNEEQATLTIQQGEKTTHYRFSVSPVQLEPGHRGSVALLLQDVTRLKELDRLKSEFVMTASHELRTPLTGLSMSVGLLVEQAFPRLSPQEQELLLAAQEEIGRLRALVDDLLNLSKIESGRIAMQREPVPVRFLIEQAVSLLQQQAEEKGIHLTGEVGEETAVVLADPNKILWVLTNLIANALRYTPPDGHITLATHNAGSLTYISVSDDGEGIPLEYQASIFDKFVQVQGRSSGGTGLGLAISKEIVKAHQGTIWVKSDPGAGSTFTFVLPNVVEN; this is encoded by the coding sequence CTGCTGCTGGTTTGCGTCTGGGCGATTGCCAATCTCTACCGGCTGGGGCAGGCCAGCGAAGCCATCCTCCAGGAGAATTACCGCAGCATTCTGGCGGCGGAGAACATGGTGGCCGCTCTGGAGCGGCAGGACAGCAACGTCCTGTCGCTGCTGTGGGGGCACAGCGGCAACGCCCAGGCGGAGTTTCAGGCCAACGCTGCCGAATTCCTCATTTGGCTCGGCCGGGCGCAGGACAACGTGACCATCGCCGAAGAACCGGCCGAACTGGCCGCCATCCAAACGGGTTACAGCGCCTACCTCACGGCCGTTTCCCAACTCAACAGCTTGCAAGAACAAACGCCCGAAGCCGTGCCGGATTTCTATCTGGAAACGGTCTTCCCCCTGTTCCAACAGGTTCGCGACAGCTGCAACCGGCTGCGCGACATCAATCAGGAGCAGATGGTCATCGCCTCAGACAACGCCCGGCGCGTCTCTGCCGGGGCGATCTGGTCTACGCTGCTGATTGGGGCGGTAACGGCCGTTTTCGGCCTGGCCTTTGGTCTCATTCTCTCCGACCACCTCACCCGCCCCCTCAAGGAGATGGCCGCCGCCACCGACAAAATTGCCGCGGGCGACTACGACGTACGCCTGGGCAGCCAATCCGGCGACGAAGTCGGCCACCTGGCGGGCAAAATCAAGGCCATGAGCCACACCTTGCAGGAATTCCATGCCCTTAATGTCGGCCAACTGCTGGCAGAAAAACAGAAAAACGAAGCGATCATCCAGGCCATTGACGACGGCATCGTGCTGCTGGATGGGCAGTGCCACGTCATGACCCTCAATCCGAAGGCGATGGCGATCTTTGGCGTCAGCCGGGAGCAGGCGCTTGGCCGCCATCTGTTTGACCTGACCCGGTATCAGCCGCTGCATGATGCGGTGAAACAGACGTGGGAAAACGGCCGTTTTTCCCCCCTCAACGAAGAACAGGCCACCCTCACTATTCAGCAAGGCGAGAAAACCACCCATTACCGCTTTTCTGTCAGCCCTGTCCAGTTGGAGCCGGGCCACCGGGGCAGCGTGGCGCTGCTGCTGCAAGATGTCACCCGCCTCAAGGAGCTAGACCGCCTGAAAAGCGAGTTTGTCATGACCGCCTCCCACGAGCTGCGTACGCCGCTCACCGGCCTGTCCATGAGCGTCGGCCTGCTGGTGGAGCAAGCCTTCCCGCGCCTGTCGCCTCAGGAGCAAGAGCTGCTGCTGGCCGCCCAGGAGGAGATTGGCCGCCTGCGCGCCCTGGTGGACGATTTGCTCAACCTCTCCAAAATCGAATCCGGCCGCATCGCCATGCAGCGCGAACCGGTCCCGGTGCGCTTCCTGATTGAGCAAGCCGTCTCGCTGCTGCAACAGCAGGCTGAGGAAAAGGGCATCCATTTGACTGGCGAGGTGGGGGAGGAAACGGCCGTTGTCCTGGCCGACCCCAACAAAATCCTCTGGGTTCTCACCAACCTCATCGCCAACGCCCTGCGCTACACGCCGCCAGACGGCCACATCACCCTGGCAACCCACAACGCCGGCAGCCTCACCTACATTTCCGTCAGCGATGATGGCGAAGGCATCCCCCTGGAATACCAGGCCAGCATCTTTGACAAATTTGTCCAGGTACAGGGGCGCTCCTCCGGCGGGACGGGCCTCGGTTTGGCCATCAGCAAGGAAATTGTGAAGGCCCACCAGGGCACAATTTGGGTAAAATCTGACCCTGGCGCAGGCAGCACCTTTACGTTTGTCCTGCCCAATGTCGTAGAGAACTAA
- a CDS encoding response regulator, with amino-acid sequence MGQPKERILIVDDEKNIRLTVSYTLQPLGYQVETAVNGEEALHKLKEASYSLVLLDLRMPGMDGMQLLRHIARDYSDVPVAIITAHGTVENAVDAMKLGAIDFIRKPFTPAELRDLVAAILERRQMLATAQRDYAGLLTLVKHLISVRQFDEAGRYAKEAVGRDPSRPEAFNLLGVLHRLLGHEGDAQKNFRVALDLDPAYQPARENLSRTADPVRRHEAPNLG; translated from the coding sequence ATGGGTCAGCCAAAAGAACGCATTTTGATTGTGGATGATGAGAAAAATATCCGCCTGACGGTCAGCTATACCTTGCAGCCATTGGGGTATCAGGTGGAAACGGCCGTTAACGGCGAAGAAGCCCTGCACAAACTCAAAGAAGCCAGCTACAGCCTGGTCCTGCTCGACCTGCGGATGCCCGGCATGGATGGCATGCAACTCCTGCGCCACATCGCCCGCGACTACAGCGACGTGCCGGTAGCCATCATCACCGCCCACGGCACCGTCGAAAACGCCGTAGACGCCATGAAACTGGGGGCCATAGATTTCATCCGCAAACCCTTCACCCCGGCCGAACTACGCGATCTGGTAGCGGCTATTCTGGAGCGCCGCCAGATGCTCGCCACCGCCCAGCGCGATTACGCCGGGCTGCTTACCCTCGTCAAACACCTCATCAGCGTCCGTCAATTTGATGAAGCTGGCCGCTACGCCAAAGAAGCAGTAGGCCGCGACCCTTCCCGCCCGGAAGCCTTCAACCTGCTCGGCGTCTTGCACAGACTGCTCGGCCACGAGGGCGACGCCCAGAAAAACTTCCGCGTCGCCCTGGACCTGGACCCTGCTTACCAACCGGCGCGGGAGAACCTGAGCCGCACCGCCGACCCGGTGCGACGCCACGAAGCGCCCAATTTAGGGTAA
- a CDS encoding TrkA family potassium uptake protein: MGGLLANQLSIAGHSVVVVDHHEAAFGTLTAEFSGCRIHAHAVELATLRAAKVDQADCVLVTTGKDNINLVVAQIARTTFAVPMVITRRHTAHLQRLNLVSWPDFFMGQMTRLRSSHPPAVSPPI, from the coding sequence TTGGGCGGGCTGCTGGCTAATCAGTTGAGCATCGCCGGGCACAGTGTCGTCGTTGTGGACCACCACGAGGCGGCGTTTGGCACATTAACCGCCGAGTTTAGCGGCTGTCGCATCCATGCCCACGCCGTCGAACTGGCCACCCTGCGCGCCGCTAAAGTTGATCAGGCTGACTGCGTGCTGGTCACCACCGGCAAAGATAACATCAACCTGGTGGTGGCCCAAATCGCCCGAACGACCTTCGCCGTACCGATGGTGATCACCCGTAGACACACTGCGCATTTGCAGAGATTGAACCTGGTTAGTTGGCCAGATTTTTTCATGGGTCAGATGACCAGGTTGAGATCAAGCCATCCGCCTGCTGTCTCTCCACCCATTTAA
- a CDS encoding GAF domain-containing protein has translation MQTSDEVGAALAAFVPHPNPAPQDNFLELLFERMPMGIAILDREFRIQRYNPTWEEFAARYAPSSGAPLAPGVGYFDHLPGAEAVVLPLFKRALAGEIVQGNELRLESDEITTYWNIVLAPQTEGNSIVGLLNVAVDVTDQVKLRQNLEQHVQERTQELQVLLDVAATANSSLNLSEVLEKTLDLLVDLVGASRSGVILLDEDTGDLSPYALRPEQVVSPDELSTMLSACQSVLAAGQALYIAPNIDQGLCEPGALLPLQTRGGSLGVLVIIGSEGAAFSPDKVALFQSIADQLSIAVDNARLFQKNEQAAIAAERNRLARDLHDAVTQTLFSASMIAEVLPKIWDDNPEEGRRRLEELRQLTRGALSEMRTLLMELRPAALTDTDLGDLIRHQVNAFIARTRLAVTYERDCTANPPVAVKEAFYRIAQEAFNNIAKHAEATQVMVRLECLPGRAELWLQDNGVGFDLYAPDHEGLGLGIMQERARSVAAQIEISSQTHQGASLRVVWQEDEA, from the coding sequence ATGCAGACATCGGATGAGGTAGGCGCAGCCCTGGCTGCGTTCGTGCCTCATCCTAACCCGGCGCCACAGGACAATTTTCTGGAATTGCTCTTTGAACGCATGCCCATGGGAATCGCCATTCTTGACCGGGAGTTCCGCATTCAGCGGTACAACCCCACCTGGGAAGAGTTCGCCGCACGCTATGCCCCATCCTCCGGGGCGCCGTTAGCGCCAGGGGTTGGTTACTTCGACCATTTGCCTGGGGCTGAAGCAGTCGTGCTGCCTCTATTCAAGCGTGCCCTGGCGGGCGAGATCGTGCAGGGTAATGAACTGCGCCTGGAATCGGATGAAATCACCACCTACTGGAATATTGTCCTGGCTCCGCAGACTGAAGGCAACAGCATTGTGGGCCTCCTGAATGTGGCTGTGGATGTCACCGACCAGGTGAAGCTGCGCCAAAATCTGGAACAGCACGTCCAGGAACGCACACAAGAACTACAAGTGCTGCTAGATGTGGCCGCCACTGCCAATAGCTCTCTAAATCTGTCAGAGGTGCTCGAAAAAACGCTGGATTTACTTGTTGACCTGGTAGGCGCATCCCGTTCCGGGGTGATACTGCTTGACGAGGATACCGGTGACCTGTCACCCTATGCCCTCCGACCTGAGCAAGTTGTCTCGCCGGATGAACTGTCCACCATGCTCTCGGCCTGCCAATCTGTCCTGGCGGCCGGTCAAGCCTTGTACATTGCCCCCAATATTGACCAGGGGCTGTGTGAGCCTGGGGCGTTACTACCGCTGCAAACCAGGGGAGGCAGTTTAGGGGTGCTGGTCATCATCGGATCTGAGGGCGCCGCATTCTCCCCGGACAAAGTGGCCTTGTTTCAGTCCATCGCCGACCAGTTAAGTATCGCTGTTGACAATGCGCGTCTGTTCCAAAAGAATGAACAAGCGGCCATCGCGGCTGAACGCAACCGGTTGGCGCGCGACCTGCACGATGCGGTTACGCAAACCCTGTTTTCCGCCAGCATGATTGCCGAAGTGCTGCCCAAAATCTGGGATGATAATCCTGAGGAAGGCCGCCGCCGCCTGGAGGAACTGCGCCAACTGACGCGCGGCGCGCTTTCAGAAATGCGCACCCTGCTCATGGAATTGCGCCCAGCCGCCCTGACAGATACCGACCTGGGGGACCTGATTCGGCACCAGGTTAACGCCTTTATCGCCCGCACGCGCCTGGCGGTGACTTACGAACGCGATTGCACCGCCAATCCACCGGTAGCCGTTAAAGAAGCCTTCTACCGAATTGCCCAGGAAGCGTTTAACAATATCGCCAAACACGCCGAGGCCACCCAGGTCATGGTAAGATTGGAATGTCTGCCAGGCCGGGCAGAATTGTGGTTACAAGACAACGGCGTCGGCTTCGACCTCTACGCGCCTGATCACGAAGGGTTGGGGCTGGGTATTATGCAGGAGCGCGCCCGGAGCGTGGCAGCGCAGATTGAAATCAGCAGCCAAACCCACCAGGGCGCCAGTTTGCGCGTTGTTTGGCAAGAGGATGAGGCGTAG
- a CDS encoding response regulator transcription factor, whose amino-acid sequence MLVDDHAVVRSGLSAFLTAYKDLELVGEAANGERAILLCQQAQPDVILMDLVMPGMDGATTTRKIREQYPQIQILALTSYKEQDLVQGALQAGAIGYLLKDISADELANAIRAAYVGKPTLAPEAAQVLIQATRTPADNAGADLSGREREVLALMVQGLNNNQIAEQLMISVSTAKFHVSSILTKLNATSRTEAVSIALQKHLVT is encoded by the coding sequence ATGTTAGTGGATGACCACGCAGTGGTGCGAAGTGGTCTGAGCGCCTTTTTAACGGCTTACAAAGACCTCGAACTGGTCGGTGAGGCCGCTAACGGGGAGCGCGCCATCTTGCTTTGTCAACAAGCACAGCCGGATGTCATACTCATGGATCTGGTCATGCCCGGCATGGACGGGGCGACGACCACCCGCAAAATCCGGGAGCAGTATCCACAGATTCAGATCCTTGCCCTGACCAGTTACAAGGAACAAGACCTGGTGCAGGGCGCTTTGCAGGCCGGGGCCATTGGGTATCTTCTTAAAGATATTTCTGCCGACGAATTGGCAAATGCCATCCGCGCCGCTTATGTCGGCAAGCCTACGCTGGCGCCCGAAGCGGCGCAGGTGCTCATTCAGGCCACTCGCACTCCGGCCGATAACGCTGGCGCCGACCTGAGCGGCCGTGAACGCGAAGTCCTGGCGCTTATGGTGCAAGGACTGAACAACAATCAAATTGCCGAACAGTTGATGATTAGCGTTTCTACCGCCAAGTTTCACGTCAGCAGTATTCTCACCAAACTCAATGCAACCAGCCGCACGGAAGCCGTATCCATTGCCCTGCAAAAGCACCTGGTCACATGA
- a CDS encoding response regulator transcription factor, whose amino-acid sequence MARDVNVKTLFLAEGEKHVLEALHLLLAQQAEYEILGEARSAERLLAHVCQHSPDAILLDWHLPGFHPHRLIPTLRECCPITKLIALSVKPEYEKAAKEYGLDGFISKQIPAESLLQALSAILFDEKITVQTNVHGTNGN is encoded by the coding sequence ATGGCACGGGATGTAAATGTAAAGACGCTGTTTCTGGCCGAGGGCGAAAAGCATGTGCTGGAAGCCTTGCATTTGTTATTGGCGCAGCAAGCGGAATATGAGATTTTGGGGGAAGCCCGGTCGGCTGAGCGTTTGCTGGCGCATGTCTGCCAGCACTCCCCAGATGCCATATTGCTGGATTGGCATTTGCCCGGCTTTCACCCACATCGTCTGATCCCCACGTTGCGCGAATGTTGCCCCATCACCAAACTGATAGCGCTCAGCGTCAAGCCGGAATACGAAAAGGCGGCCAAAGAATACGGCCTGGATGGTTTTATTTCCAAGCAAATTCCCGCCGAATCCCTTTTGCAGGCATTAAGCGCCATCCTTTTTGACGAGAAAATAACAGTACAAACGAATGTCCACGGAACGAATGGTAACTAA
- a CDS encoding CPBP family intramembrane metalloprotease, whose translation MVTKPDYRTINLLFLLVLLLQISNMFLSWLPQYVRLILNQLLFVFLPAYLYLRITRQPIRERVRWSWPGWKIAALSMLIGMALYPLSAISSSLLQPLLGYVNFALPADALPESVLMGILAIVAYAVMAPLCEEFLFRGVIQPVYEQRSPLWGIVFTGGLFVIFHLSLLQGISIIPLALALGFVNYRTRSLPASILTHFGANALAAMVLTDAVFPIGAPELLFSAPVLLASPIVALMAFALFTRLTRGAAALSPAPPPGQHPLKLSASWPLLVAVLLYLAVVGAEFFSARSPALSASPLHLQTAVWESAQQSLFEIRNPADDIVGEGECLWQRDGELIDLACTSTVIAYEVRLGNSYWSSAGGERRDHFRWQAGNGRLISGQTVMNLQEGAYRADIQWTTDLDGILIQIEVQGEPEQIFHLPWSETPLAENDVLPLLTDYAAPWQLTAVNLEPGMRGQTVRFHPFVWRQDTQDNGPTTIPWLVTVVGRETIHTPAGTFDAWKVTFGNHHTVWLDDSVTPAQPVRFFNGTETWSLK comes from the coding sequence ATGGTAACTAAACCGGATTATCGAACTATCAATTTGCTCTTTCTGCTCGTCTTGCTGCTGCAAATTTCTAATATGTTCTTATCGTGGCTGCCGCAATACGTGCGCTTGATTCTGAACCAACTGCTCTTCGTTTTCCTCCCGGCTTATCTCTATCTGCGCATCACGCGCCAGCCGATCCGTGAACGGGTAAGGTGGTCGTGGCCGGGCTGGAAAATTGCCGCTCTGTCCATGCTGATTGGTATGGCGCTCTATCCCCTCTCGGCGATCAGCAGCAGCCTCTTGCAGCCGCTTCTGGGCTACGTCAACTTTGCGCTGCCGGCTGATGCTCTGCCTGAGAGTGTGCTGATGGGCATTCTGGCCATTGTGGCTTATGCTGTCATGGCCCCGCTGTGTGAAGAATTTTTGTTCCGGGGCGTGATCCAACCCGTCTATGAGCAGCGCAGCCCGCTTTGGGGAATAGTTTTCACCGGGGGCCTATTCGTTATCTTCCATCTTTCTTTGCTCCAGGGAATCAGCATCATTCCGCTGGCGTTGGCGCTTGGGTTTGTCAACTATCGCACCCGCTCTTTGCCAGCAAGCATCCTGACGCACTTCGGCGCGAATGCACTGGCTGCCATGGTATTGACTGACGCGGTGTTTCCCATTGGCGCGCCGGAACTGTTGTTTTCTGCGCCTGTACTGCTTGCCAGCCCTATCGTGGCCTTGATGGCGTTCGCCCTTTTTACTCGACTCACCCGGGGCGCAGCCGCACTGTCGCCTGCGCCGCCACCAGGGCAACATCCTCTCAAGTTAAGTGCAAGCTGGCCCCTGCTCGTCGCGGTCTTACTCTACCTGGCGGTGGTCGGCGCTGAGTTCTTCTCCGCGCGTTCCCCTGCTTTGTCAGCTTCTCCGCTGCACCTGCAAACGGCCGTTTGGGAAAGCGCCCAACAATCCCTTTTTGAGATTCGTAATCCGGCCGACGACATCGTGGGCGAGGGGGAGTGTCTCTGGCAGCGGGATGGCGAGCTGATTGACCTTGCCTGCACCTCCACCGTCATCGCTTATGAGGTGCGCCTTGGCAACAGCTATTGGAGCAGCGCCGGCGGCGAACGCCGGGACCATTTTCGGTGGCAAGCGGGTAACGGCCGTTTGATTTCCGGCCAAACTGTCATGAATCTGCAAGAAGGGGCGTATCGCGCCGACATCCAATGGACGACAGACCTGGACGGCATCCTCATACAAATTGAGGTACAAGGAGAGCCAGAGCAGATCTTCCACCTGCCCTGGAGTGAAACGCCTTTGGCGGAAAACGACGTCCTGCCCCTTTTAACCGATTACGCCGCTCCCTGGCAATTAACGGCCGTTAATCTTGAGCCGGGGATGCGCGGGCAAACGGTGCGATTTCACCCCTTCGTTTGGCGGCAAGACACGCAAGATAACGGCCCCACAACCATTCCCTGGCTGGTGACAGTGGTCGGCCGAGAGACGATTCATACCCCGGCCGGCACATTTGACGCCTGGAAAGTCACCTTTGGCAACCACCACACTGTGTGGCTCGATGACAGCGTTACCCCGGCACAACCCGTCCGTTTCTTCAATGGTACTGAAACGTGGTCGCTCAAGTGA
- a CDS encoding class I SAM-dependent methyltransferase gives MNIESIIHFQEKPEPFTPGEPLFWNDPHISTQMLKAHLDPHHDLASRRPETIQRSVDWLVATLGLQAGDAVLDLGCGPGLYAACLAEKGLRITYSRRSIDYATQYARQNNLNIHYRYQDYLTLEDENLYDAALLIYGDLCPLSPIQRRTLLANVRRALKPGGRFVLDVTTRAHRQKYGNRNGWYAAGQGFWKPGPHLALEEGFDYPEQAIFLDQVIAIEENGKVSVYRNWFQDYSRETITGELEQAGFAVKSVWNDLLGTPFTKNTEWIGLIAQKDS, from the coding sequence ATGAATATTGAATCTATTATCCACTTCCAAGAAAAACCAGAACCCTTCACCCCAGGCGAACCGCTCTTTTGGAATGACCCGCACATCTCCACGCAAATGTTGAAGGCGCATCTTGATCCCCATCATGACCTTGCCAGCCGCCGCCCAGAAACCATCCAGCGCTCGGTGGATTGGCTGGTCGCCACGCTGGGGCTTCAGGCTGGCGACGCGGTGCTGGACCTGGGCTGCGGCCCCGGCTTGTATGCGGCCTGCCTGGCGGAGAAAGGGCTGCGTATCACGTATTCCCGGCGCTCGATTGACTATGCCACGCAGTACGCCCGGCAGAACAATCTGAATATCCACTACCGTTATCAAGATTACCTGACCCTGGAAGACGAAAACCTCTATGACGCTGCTCTGCTGATTTATGGTGATCTGTGCCCGCTCTCACCCATACAGCGCCGAACCCTGCTCGCCAATGTGCGTCGCGCCCTCAAGCCCGGCGGGCGGTTCGTTCTGGACGTCACCACGCGCGCTCACCGTCAAAAGTATGGCAACCGGAATGGCTGGTACGCTGCGGGACAAGGCTTCTGGAAGCCAGGACCACATCTGGCTCTGGAAGAAGGTTTCGACTACCCGGAACAAGCCATTTTTCTCGACCAGGTGATTGCCATCGAGGAGAACGGCAAAGTCTCGGTGTATCGCAATTGGTTCCAGGATTACTCACGCGAGACCATCACCGGCGAACTGGAACAGGCCGGTTTTGCGGTGAAAAGCGTCTGGAACGACCTGCTGGGCACGCCGTTCACCAAGAATACGGAGTGGATAGGTCTGATCGCACAGAAAGATTCGTAA